In Buchnera aphidicola (Ceratoglyphina bambusae), a single window of DNA contains:
- a CDS encoding Fe-Mn family superoxide dismutase: protein MTFTLPNLQYSYKEFQQYIDEETMFIHYNKHHKNYIDSLNIIIKNNNIIIDSIEDLIKSLNNIDIEDIEKLKNSAGGHFNHLLFWKNLKLGTKISNDFKKIIEKNFGSIQNFKLRFENISSNHFGSGWVWLIVKRNNILRIVSTNNQDNPLMGKFVSDDYGYPIFGLDLWEHAYYLKYKNDRLSYIKNFWNIINWDEVFNRLKKFHKKFNI, encoded by the coding sequence ATGACATTTACACTCCCTAATTTGCAATATTCTTATAAAGAATTTCAACAATATATAGATGAAGAAACTATGTTTATACATTATAATAAACATCATAAGAATTATATAGATAGTTTAAATATTATAATAAAAAATAATAATATTATTATTGATTCTATTGAAGATTTAATAAAATCTTTAAATAATATTGATATAGAAGATATAGAAAAGTTAAAAAATAGTGCCGGGGGGCATTTTAATCATCTTTTGTTTTGGAAAAATTTAAAATTAGGAACAAAAATTAGTAATGATTTTAAAAAAATAATAGAAAAAAATTTTGGGAGTATACAAAATTTTAAATTAAGATTCGAAAATATTTCATCTAATCATTTTGGATCTGGCTGGGTTTGGTTAATTGTTAAGAGAAATAATATATTAAGAATTGTTTCTACTAATAATCAAGATAATCCATTAATGGGAAAATTTGTTTCAGATGATTACGGATATCCAATATTTGGTTTAGATTTGTGGGAGCATGCTTATTATTTAAAATATAAAAATGATCGTTTAAGTTATATAAAAAATTTTTGGAACATTATAAATTGGGATGAAGTTTTTAATAGATTAAAAAAGTTTCATAAAAAATTTAATATATAA